In the Thermoplasmata archaeon genome, CGATTATCTCAAAAAGATCATCAATGCAAAGGAGTCTACAAAGCTGGATGTCTATTACATCGACAATTATTTCACCGTCGCAAAGGTCTCCTGGCCTGTAAAGACATTCGCAACAAGTTATTGCAGCGGACTGTACACCGCTGAGGCTACAGGATTGACACCTAAACTCGCAATGGTCGATGACACCATCGCGACATATTGGGCAAAGCTCAACAGCTATGCAGCAAAGGCTGTAAGTTTCGGAAGTACCGAGACTCCCAACTACGAGTCGATGATGGAACAGAAGATCAACGTATATGTGCCTGGTTACTGCGATGCAAAGGCCGACCCTCTATCCAAAGAGAAGCTGAATCCCGTCGGAATCGATGTGATGTTCATGAACACCTGTGATAATAGCGGTGTTCCATATCTTAACGAGTATATCGACCGTTCTATCCTGATGTTTGGATTCCTCCTGCAGGGTGACATGGATCAATGCTACGATTATCTCGAATGGCACGACAAGGTTCTGACAACTGTTGAGAACGCGGCATCTACTATCAAAGAGTCTGATAAAGGAGCACTTATCATGTCTAGGAACGCTCCCTCATACCAGACCACAGGAACATATAGTATCACTGGAAAGGGCAATACCAATATGATCCATGCTGATTGGGCGGGTTGCTATGTTGTGGCAGATCATACCACATGGTTACCCAACAATTACAACAATCTGAGGACCGAGGATATCCTGAAGGTACTGAAAGATGCTAAGAACGACGGACACCAGGTTGTATATTGGATCGACAATGAGCACGACGGTCTCCGCGGACAGAGGGATCTGGATGTGACTGTTGCATCATGGGCAGAGGAGTTGAAGACTGCTGAGACTGATAACTACTATCTCGGTATGGCCCGTGAGGCAGGAAACAGTCCATTGTATGTCATCGAGATGCTGTTCTACATGAACATAATGCACCCCGATCTTGTCAGTTTGGAATTCGATGAGGAGTTCTTCTATTTCATAGACAACTTCACATTGGAGACTGAGAAGTACAAGAAGGAGATGGACATAGACAACTTCTTCAAAGCCTACGGTTTCATCTGAGGCATCAAACGGGGGTCAATCCCCCATCTTTCATTATCTTTACATCTTTTCAGACATTGTACGCAGGATTTGCCTTATCTGTATGACCAAACCATAAAAAGGGAGGGATAGATAGAGGTCTCATTCAAAGGTGTTCAAATGCCGAATTTGCTTGCTGAAGAGGGAAAACAGCTCCTCCTCGGAAATGAGGCCATTGTCAGAGGGCTCATCGAGGCTGGAACGGGTTTCGCCTCGACCTATCCAGGTACCCCTTCGTCTGAAGTTGGAAACATTCTCGAGAAGATCTCGGACGAAGCGGGCCTATATTTCGAGTTCTCCACCAACGAGAAGGTGGCCATGGAAGTATCCGCTGCGGCAGCCTCATCAGGTGTGAGGTCATTCGTGTTCATGAAGCATGTCGGACTCAATGTAGCGGCCGATCCGATGATGACCTTGGCCTATGCCGGTGTCAGGGGAGGCATGCTCATAATGTCTGCTGACGATCCTTCATGTCACAGTTCCCAGAATGAGCAGGATAACCGTTACTACTCTACACTGGCGCTGCTCCCTATGATGGAGCCTTCCACACCTCAGGAAGCTAAGGATATGGTAAAGGAGGCATACAGGGTCTCTGAGGAGCTCACCCTGCCCCTCATATTCAGGACAACTACGAGAGTCAACCATGCACGCGGTGTGGTTGACCTAGGTAAGAAGGCAGAGCCAAAGAAGATCGGACATTTTGACAAAGATGTCGCAAGATTCGTCAACATTCCTGCATATGCGAAGCAGAACAGGGTGAGGCTTCTGGACCTATACAAGAAGGCACAGGAATTATCCGAAGCATCACAATACAACTTTGTTGAAGGCTCTGGAGATATCGGAATAATCACATCGGGTGTGTCTTACACCTATGTCCGCGAGTTCGTAAAGGGTGTTTCAATTCTCAAGTTGGGATTCACCAACCCTCTTCCGGAGAAGAAGATCGCCGAATTCATCAAGGGAAAGAAGGCAATCATCGTTGTAGAGGAGCTTGAACCCTTCGTGGAAGACCAGATACTGAGGATCTGTGCTCAGAACTCAATTAATGTTCCTGTCTACGGAAAGAGGTCGGGTCACCTTCCCAGACAATGGGAGTTCTCCCCTGACACGCTCAAGGGAATCAAAGAGTTCGTGGAGGTCCAGGAATTCAGTCAGCCTATGGCAAAGGTAGATGTGGTCCTTCCCAACAGGCCTCCGACACTTTGTGCCGGATGTCCTCACAGAGGAATGTTCGCAGCAGCGAAGAAGGCGGCAGGCACATCTGACGTCATCTATTGTTCTGATATCGGATGCTATACGCTTGGCGTACAGCCTCCGTTCAAGGCTGCAGATTTCATCATATGCATGGGAGGAGGAGCCGGAGCTGCAGGCGGATTTGCACAATCCACTGATCAGAAGGCGATTGCATTCATGGGGGATTCGACATTCTTCCATGCAGGAATCCCTCCGATGATCAATGCCCTGTTTAATAACCATAAGGTCGTCATCGTGGTACTGGACAACCGTACCACAGCCATGACGGGACATCAGCCCAACCCTGGAACCGGAAGGGACTTCGGAGGGGTCTCCACCGAAGCCATCGACATCAAGAAGCTTGTCGAAGGTGTCGGAGTCAAGTTTGTTCAGGAGATCAATCCCTATGATGTGAAGGCTGCCACCAAGGTTATGAAGGATGCTTTGGAGTTCGACGGTGTCGCTGTGGTCATTTCCAAATGCCCATGTCCACTGGAGCTCAAGAAGCAGAAGCAGTTGGTCATTAGGCAGGTCAACGTCGACCAGGATAAGTGTGTGAAGTGCTACAACTGCGTCAGGACCATAGCATGTCCTGCGTTATTCAAGAAGGACGGAGTCA is a window encoding:
- the iorA gene encoding indolepyruvate ferredoxin oxidoreductase subunit alpha, yielding MPNLLAEEGKQLLLGNEAIVRGLIEAGTGFASTYPGTPSSEVGNILEKISDEAGLYFEFSTNEKVAMEVSAAAASSGVRSFVFMKHVGLNVAADPMMTLAYAGVRGGMLIMSADDPSCHSSQNEQDNRYYSTLALLPMMEPSTPQEAKDMVKEAYRVSEELTLPLIFRTTTRVNHARGVVDLGKKAEPKKIGHFDKDVARFVNIPAYAKQNRVRLLDLYKKAQELSEASQYNFVEGSGDIGIITSGVSYTYVREFVKGVSILKLGFTNPLPEKKIAEFIKGKKAIIVVEELEPFVEDQILRICAQNSINVPVYGKRSGHLPRQWEFSPDTLKGIKEFVEVQEFSQPMAKVDVVLPNRPPTLCAGCPHRGMFAAAKKAAGTSDVIYCSDIGCYTLGVQPPFKAADFIICMGGGAGAAGGFAQSTDQKAIAFMGDSTFFHAGIPPMINALFNNHKVVIVVLDNRTTAMTGHQPNPGTGRDFGGVSTEAIDIKKLVEGVGVKFVQEINPYDVKAATKVMKDALEFDGVAVVISKCPCPLELKKQKQLVIRQVNVDQDKCVKCYNCVRTIACPALFKKDGVISTDPTQCIGCGMCANVCPTGAIEVRQ